CCGATCTTGTGGATCACACCCGTGTAGAAAAGGATGCGCTCCGTGAGCGTGGTCTTCCCGGCGTCGATGTGCGCCGCAATCCCAATGTTCCGCGTCCGCTCAAGCGGATACGGACGATCAGGACTGTTGAGATTGGAAGACATGGCGGGATGAGACTGAGAGCCCCGTTCTAGGAATTTACCAGCGGAAGTGAGCGAAGGCGCGGTTGGCCTGGGCCATCTTGTGCACGTCGTCGCGCTTGCGGACGGACGAGCCTTGGTTGTTGGCGGCGTCCTTCAGCTCGTTGGCAAGAGCCACGTGCATCGGGGTGCCTTTGCGACCGCGGGCGTAACCGACGATCCAGCGCAGGGCGAGGGACTCGGAACGATCGGCGGCAACTTCAAGCGGAACCTGGTAAGTGGCACCACCAACACGGCGGCTCTTCACTTCCACGCGTGGCTTGGCGTTCTCGATCGCGCGGGTGACGACTTCGAGCGGATCAACGGTATCAACGCCTTCGCTGGCCTTATCGATGGCTGCGTAGACGATGCGTTCCGCGAGGGACCGCTTGCCGTCCTGCATCACCTTGGAAATCAGGTGACCCACGAGGGAGCTGTCGTAACGGGAATCCCGGCGGTCGGGCTTGTGGAAAGTGCGCTTGCGGCGTGACATGGTCGGAAAGGATTAGATTAAGGCTTTCGACGCGGGATTACTTCTTGCCGCCCTTGCCACCCTTGGCAGGAGCTGCAGCCTGACCCGGCTTCGGACGCTTGGCGCCGTACTTCGAGCGGCTCTGGCGACGCTTGTCGACGCCGAGGGTATCGAGCGAACCACGGACGATGTGGTAACGCACACCGGGAAGGTCCTTCACACGACCGCCGCGGACGAGCACGATGGAGTGCTCCTGGAGGTTGTGACCTTCACCACCGATGTAGGCGATGACTTCGTAGCCATTGGTGAGGCGGACCTTCGCCACTTTCCGGAGAGCCGAGTTCGGCTTCTTCGGCGTGCGGGTCATGACCTGAAGGCAGACGCCGCGGCGCTGCGGGCAATTGGTCATCGCCGGAGACTTCGACTTTTCGATCGGAGTCTGCCGTCCTTTACGGACGAGCTGGTTAATAGTCGGCATTGGATTCCTGCGTGGTTCGGTGTTCGCTTTGGGGCGTACCGGACAGGCGGCGAGCGAAAAATCCCTCGCAGGAGCCTGTTATCCGGAGCTGCACCCGATAGTGTTTGGAGAATGAAGCCATCCTGACAGCGTTTGGTGCCTAGTCAGGGGGCGATGTGGGGCGGCGAATCTAAGTACCGCGACCAAGCTGGCAAGACCTATTTAGAAAAAAATTCGGCCGGTCGATTTGCTTTCGCAACCCGAAATTTTTAAGACTTCCCACAAGGGCA
This portion of the Luteolibacter luteus genome encodes:
- the rpsG gene encoding 30S ribosomal protein S7, encoding MSRRKRTFHKPDRRDSRYDSSLVGHLISKVMQDGKRSLAERIVYAAIDKASEGVDTVDPLEVVTRAIENAKPRVEVKSRRVGGATYQVPLEVAADRSESLALRWIVGYARGRKGTPMHVALANELKDAANNQGSSVRKRDDVHKMAQANRAFAHFRW
- the rpsL gene encoding 30S ribosomal protein S12, translated to MPTINQLVRKGRQTPIEKSKSPAMTNCPQRRGVCLQVMTRTPKKPNSALRKVAKVRLTNGYEVIAYIGGEGHNLQEHSIVLVRGGRVKDLPGVRYHIVRGSLDTLGVDKRRQSRSKYGAKRPKPGQAAAPAKGGKGGKK